In Microcella indica, the genomic window TCGTCGCGACCGGACTGCTTGATCGCGTCGACGACCGACTTGACGCGCTGAGCGTTCTCGCGCGTGGTCACGAGCAGGGCATCCGACGTATCGACCACGACGATGTCCTGCACGCCGATGAGCGAGATGAGGCGGGAGGTGCGCGAGACGACGACGCCGCTCGAGGAGTCGGCGAGGACGCGCGCGCCCTCACCGAGGATCGCCAGATCGCCCACGCGGCCGTTCGAGAGCAGCTTGGCGAGCGAGGAAAAGTCGCCGACGTCGTCCCACGGGAAGGTGCCGCGCACGACCGCGAGCCGACCTCCCGCCGCCGCGGGCTCGGCCACGGAGTAGTCGATCGCGATCTTCAGCAGACCCGGCCAGACCGCGTCGACGACCTGCGAGCGCTCGGGGGTGTCCCACGCCGCCGCGATGCGCACGAGGCCCGTGTGCAGCTCGGGCTGCGACTGCGCGAGCTCCTCGAGCAGCCGGTCGGCGCGCGCGATGAACATGCCGCCGTTCCACAGGTACTCCCCCGAGGCGACGTACTCGGTCGCCGTGGCGAGGTCGGGCTTCTCGACGAAGCGCGTCACGAGCTGCGCGTGCGGGGCCCCCTCGATGGCGAGCGGTTCGCCGCAGCAGATGTAGCCGAAGCCGACGGAGGGCTCCGTGGGGGTCATCCCGATCGTCGTGACGTACCCCTCCCGCGCGACGGCCACCGCCTCGCTCACCGCGTGACGGAAGGCGACGGCATCGCCGATCACGTGATCGGCCGCGAAGGAGCCGATCACGACCTCGGGGTTGCGCCGCACGAGGATCGCCGCGGCGAGGCCGATCGCAGCCGAGGAGTCCTTCGGCTCGCTCTCGAGCACGATGTTCGCGTCCGTCAGCTCCGGCAGCTGCGCCTCCACGGCCGCGCGGTGCGCCCGACCCGTGACGACCATGATGCCGTCGCTGCCGGTGAGCGGCAGCACGCGATTCCAGGTATCGCGCAGCAGTGTGTGGCCGCTGCCTGTCAGGTCGTGCAGAAACTTGGGGGCCTCCGCGCGGGAGAGCGGCCACAGACGGGAGCCGACGCCGCCGGCCGGTATCACGGCGTGGAAGTCCGGAAGCGCAGTGGTAGTCGCTCGCATGACCGTCACCCTATCGGCAACCCCCGTTCACGAGAGGGCCACCTGACGCGCGGAGCATGGCCTCAGCGAAGGCCGGTGAAGGGATGCCCGACATGCGTGTAGCCGTAGTGAGCGAGAGCTTCCTGCCGACCGTGAACGGGGTCACGACCTCCGTCGCCCGCGTGCTCGAGCACCTGCAGCGCCGTGGCCACGAGGCCCTCGTCATCGCCCCCGCCGCCGGGTCCCCCAGCGAGTACGCCGGCGCACCCGTGCACGAGGTGCCCGCCGTGCTGTACCGCCGCTTCCCCGTCGGCATCCCCACCCCGCTCGTGCACCGCACCCTCGCCGACTTCGCCCCCGACGTCGTGCACGCCGCCTCCCCCTTCCTCCTCGGCGCCCACGCCATCGGGGAGGCCTCGCGCCTGGGCATCCCGAGCGTCGCCGTCTTCCAGACCGACGTCGCCGGCTACGCGCGCCGCAACCGGCTCGGCGCCGCCGAGGGCTTCGCCTGGCGCGTCGTCAACCTCGTGCACGACAAGGCCGACCTCACCCTCGCCCCCTCGAGCGCGGCCATGAGCGACCTCGCGGCAGCCGGCGTGCAGCGCCTCGCGCGGTGGGGTCGCGGCGTCGACCTCGACGGCTATCACCCGCGCACGCGGCTCGAGCCCGAGGTCGCGCAGCTGCGGCGCTCGTGGGCGCCCGGCGGCGAGACCATCGTCGGCTACGTCGGGCGACTCGCACCCGAGAAGCAGGTCGAAGCGTTCTCGGCACTGCGCGGGGTGCCGGGCATCCGGATCGTCATCGTCGGCGGCGGCCCCTCGGATTCGAGCGTGCGCCGGGCGCTCTCCCGCATGCCCGTCACCTTCACCGGGCCGCTGCATGGTAGTGAGCTCGCGCGCGCCTACGCCGCCTTCGACGTCTTCGCGCACACAGGCACCGAGGAGACGTTCGGCCAGACCATTCAAGAGGCGCAGGCGAGCGGCACCCCCGTGATCGCGCCTCGCTCCGGAGGGCCTATCGACCTCATCGAGCACGGCGTGAGCGGCCTGCTCACCGACCCGGACGACCCCCGGACCCTCGCCCGCGCGGTGACCGCCCTGACCGCCGACCCCGGCCGCCGCGCGCGTCTCGGCGAGGCGGGGCGCCGATCGGTGCTCGGGCGCACGTGGGAGTCGCTCGGCGACCAGCTGCTGTCGCACTACGAGAGCGTCGGCGCGCGCCGCCCGGTGCTGACACGGGCACTCAGAAAAGTCGACGTAGACTGACCCTTATCGGCGGCCACCAGTCGAGAAAACGGAGTCCGAAGGACCCCGCGAGCACGTTCTGACGCGGAGCGCGCTCGTCGTCACCGTTCCCCAAGGAGGGTTTCTCGTGCCAGCGAAGGCAATGCCCGCAACAGAAGGGGCTGGCGCAGCAGGCAGCTCATCGGCGACCATGACCGTTCCCGCACCGCGACCGTCGGTGATCCCCGGCGGTACGCTCTACCGCGGCAACGAGGGCATGTGGTCGTGGGTGCTGCACCGCATCACGGGTGTCGCCATCTACTTCTTCCTGCTCGTCCACATCCTCGACACCGCGCTCGTGCGCGTGAGCCCCGAAGCCTACAACGCCGTCATCGGCGCCTACAAGACGCCGATCATGGGCGTCGGCGAGCTCGCGCTGGTCGGTGCGATCGTGTTCCACGCCTTCAACGGGCTGCGCATCATCCTGGTCGACTTCTGGGGGGTCGGCACGCGGCACCAGAAGGCGATGTTCTACATCGTCCTCGGCCTGTGGCTCGTGGTCATGATCGCGTTCACCCCCCGCCAGCTCATCAACGTGTTCGGAGGCTGATCATGACGACCCCTGACCTGGCGAACACTGGCGCGAGCACCATCGACGCCCCCCGCAGCCCCTACGCGCGGACGAAGCGCGGCATCAACCTTGAGAAGTGGGGCTGGATCTACATGCGCGTCTCGGGCGTCATGCTCGTAGTGCTCATCTTCGGCCACCTCTTCGTGAACCTCGTTCTCGGAACAGGCGTCAGTCAGATCGACTTCGCTTTCGTCGCCGGCAAGCTCAGCGACCCGTTCTGGATCGTCTGGGACACGCTCCTGCTGTGGCTCGCGCTGCTGCACGGCGCCAACGGCATACGCACGATCATCAACGATTACGTCTCGACACCGCGCGTGCGCGGCATCCTCATCGGGGCACTGGGAGCCTCCACGGCCGTGCTGCTCATCCTCGGCACGCTCGTCATCTACACCTTCGACCCCTGCCCAGCAGGTGCCGATCCCGCCCTCGTCGCATCCTTCTGTGGAGACCTTTCGTGAGCCCTGAGTTCGTCGCCCCCGCCGCCTCGACCACCGTCCACCAGCACCAGTTCGATGTTGTCATCGTCGGCGCCGGAGGCGCGGGCATGCGCGCCGCCATCGAGGCCGGACCGAACGCCAAGACCGCGGTGATCTCAAAGCTGTACCCGACGCGGTCCCACACCGGGGCCGCGCAGGGCGGCATGGCCGCGGCTCTCGCGAACGTCGAGGAGGACAGCTGGGAGTGGCACACCTTCGACACGGTCAAGGGCGGCGACTACCTCGTCGACCAGGACGCGGCGGAGATCCTCGCGAAAGAGGCCATCGACGCGGTCTTCGAGCTCGAGAACATGGGTCTGCCGTTCAACCGCACGCCGGAGGGCAAGATCGACCAGCGTCGCTTCGGCGGGCACACGCGCGATCACGGCAAAGCGCCCGTGCGCCGCGCGTGCTACGCGGCCGACCGTACTGGCCACATGATCCTGCAGACGCTGTTCCAGAACTGCGTCAAGCTCGGCATCGAGTTCTACAACGAATTCTACGTGCTCGACCTCATCATGAGCGAGGGCCGGGCGGCAGGCGTGGTCGCCTATGAGCTCGCGACCGGTGATCTGCACGTCTTCCATGCCAAGAGCGTCGTGTTCGCCACCGGCGGCTTCGGCAAGATCTACAAGACGACCTCCAACGCGCACACGCTCACGGGCGACGGCGTGGGCATCATCTGGCGCAAGGGCATCCCGCTCGAGGACATGGAGTTCTTCCAGTTCCATCCGACCGGGCTCGCCGGCCTGGGCATCCTCCTCACCGAGGGCGCCCGCGGCGAGGGCGCGATCCTGCGCAACGCTTCCGGCGAGCGGTTCATGGAGCGCTACGCCCCCACCATCAAAGACCTCGCACCGCGCGACATCATCGCGCGGTGCATGGTGCAGGAGGTCGCCGAGGGTCGAGGCGCGGGGCCCAACAACGACTACGTGCTGCTCGACTGCACGCACCTCGGCGCCGACGTGCTCGAGACGAAGTTGCCCGATATCACCGAGTTCGCCCGCACGTACCTCGGCGTCGACCCCGTGCACGAGCCCGTGCCGGTCATGCCGACAGCGCACTACGCGATGGGCGGGATCCCGACGAACATCAGGGCTGAGGTGCTCGCCGACAACAACACCGTCGTCCCCGGCCTCTACGCCGCCGGTGAGTGCGCGTGCGTGTCGGTGCATGGCTCCAACCGCCTCGGTACGAACTCGCTGCTCGACATCAACGTGTTCGGCAAGCGCGCCGGCACCAACGCGGTCGAGTACGCGGGCCAGGCCGACTTCGCGCCCCTCCCC contains:
- a CDS encoding mannose-1-phosphate guanylyltransferase, giving the protein MRATTTALPDFHAVIPAGGVGSRLWPLSRAEAPKFLHDLTGSGHTLLRDTWNRVLPLTGSDGIMVVTGRAHRAAVEAQLPELTDANIVLESEPKDSSAAIGLAAAILVRRNPEVVIGSFAADHVIGDAVAFRHAVSEAVAVAREGYVTTIGMTPTEPSVGFGYICCGEPLAIEGAPHAQLVTRFVEKPDLATATEYVASGEYLWNGGMFIARADRLLEELAQSQPELHTGLVRIAAAWDTPERSQVVDAVWPGLLKIAIDYSVAEPAAAGGRLAVVRGTFPWDDVGDFSSLAKLLSNGRVGDLAILGEGARVLADSSSGVVVSRTSRLISLIGVQDIVVVDTSDALLVTTRENAQRVKSVVDAIKQSGRDDLL
- a CDS encoding glycosyltransferase family 4 protein, with the protein product MRVAVVSESFLPTVNGVTTSVARVLEHLQRRGHEALVIAPAAGSPSEYAGAPVHEVPAVLYRRFPVGIPTPLVHRTLADFAPDVVHAASPFLLGAHAIGEASRLGIPSVAVFQTDVAGYARRNRLGAAEGFAWRVVNLVHDKADLTLAPSSAAMSDLAAAGVQRLARWGRGVDLDGYHPRTRLEPEVAQLRRSWAPGGETIVGYVGRLAPEKQVEAFSALRGVPGIRIVIVGGGPSDSSVRRALSRMPVTFTGPLHGSELARAYAAFDVFAHTGTEETFGQTIQEAQASGTPVIAPRSGGPIDLIEHGVSGLLTDPDDPRTLARAVTALTADPGRRARLGEAGRRSVLGRTWESLGDQLLSHYESVGARRPVLTRALRKVDVD
- the sdhC gene encoding succinate dehydrogenase, cytochrome b556 subunit yields the protein MTVPAPRPSVIPGGTLYRGNEGMWSWVLHRITGVAIYFFLLVHILDTALVRVSPEAYNAVIGAYKTPIMGVGELALVGAIVFHAFNGLRIILVDFWGVGTRHQKAMFYIVLGLWLVVMIAFTPRQLINVFGG
- a CDS encoding succinate dehydrogenase hydrophobic membrane anchor subunit, which translates into the protein MTTPDLANTGASTIDAPRSPYARTKRGINLEKWGWIYMRVSGVMLVVLIFGHLFVNLVLGTGVSQIDFAFVAGKLSDPFWIVWDTLLLWLALLHGANGIRTIINDYVSTPRVRGILIGALGASTAVLLILGTLVIYTFDPCPAGADPALVASFCGDLS
- the sdhA gene encoding succinate dehydrogenase flavoprotein subunit encodes the protein MSPEFVAPAASTTVHQHQFDVVIVGAGGAGMRAAIEAGPNAKTAVISKLYPTRSHTGAAQGGMAAALANVEEDSWEWHTFDTVKGGDYLVDQDAAEILAKEAIDAVFELENMGLPFNRTPEGKIDQRRFGGHTRDHGKAPVRRACYAADRTGHMILQTLFQNCVKLGIEFYNEFYVLDLIMSEGRAAGVVAYELATGDLHVFHAKSVVFATGGFGKIYKTTSNAHTLTGDGVGIIWRKGIPLEDMEFFQFHPTGLAGLGILLTEGARGEGAILRNASGERFMERYAPTIKDLAPRDIIARCMVQEVAEGRGAGPNNDYVLLDCTHLGADVLETKLPDITEFARTYLGVDPVHEPVPVMPTAHYAMGGIPTNIRAEVLADNNTVVPGLYAAGECACVSVHGSNRLGTNSLLDINVFGKRAGTNAVEYAGQADFAPLPEDPAKEVRELVERIRNADGPERIATLRRELQEEMDRNAQVFRTDESLSEVTRTIAQLRDKYQNIGIHDRGKRFNTDLLEAIELGFLLDLAEVVVYSARNRKESRGGHMREDFPDRDDVEYMKHTMAYLTGDPRSGVAEDHIRLDWKPVTITHYQPMERKY